In Caldicellulosiruptor obsidiansis OB47, a single window of DNA contains:
- a CDS encoding ABC transporter permease — protein sequence MSIFKGIMTNIYDIVKDLKRNKSLYFMILPILLYYFIFHYIPMYGLQIAFKDFSPAKGISGSPWVGLEKFKEFFVYDSYYVWRIIRNTILINVYDIIFGFPAPIIFALLLNEIKNNFYKRTLQTISYMPHFISTVVIVGIILDFFSRDGLINYILKSLGIIPEPIAFMTEPGWFRPLYVGSGIWQHLGWGSIIYLAAISNIDPQLYEAAIIDGAGRFKQALYITLPGIMPTIIIMFILRVGSIMNVGFEKVFLMYNPLVYETADVISTYVYRKGLLEMDYGYGTAVGLFNSLVNFLFVVLTNYISKKFTETSLW from the coding sequence ATGAGTATATTTAAAGGGATAATGACAAATATTTATGACATAGTAAAAGATCTTAAACGCAATAAAAGTCTTTATTTTATGATTTTACCTATTCTTCTTTATTATTTTATATTTCATTATATACCCATGTATGGTTTGCAAATAGCTTTTAAAGATTTTTCACCAGCAAAAGGTATAAGCGGCAGCCCATGGGTAGGCCTGGAAAAATTTAAAGAGTTTTTTGTATATGACAGTTACTATGTTTGGAGAATTATTCGCAATACCATTTTAATAAATGTATATGACATTATTTTTGGTTTTCCTGCTCCAATAATTTTCGCGTTATTGTTAAATGAAATAAAAAATAATTTTTACAAAAGAACTCTTCAAACAATTAGTTATATGCCTCATTTTATATCAACTGTTGTTATAGTAGGCATTATCTTAGATTTCTTTTCGCGAGATGGATTAATAAATTATATTTTGAAATCGTTAGGCATAATTCCAGAACCAATTGCATTCATGACAGAGCCAGGATGGTTCAGACCTCTGTATGTTGGTTCAGGTATATGGCAACACCTTGGGTGGGGTTCAATAATATATTTAGCAGCTATTTCTAATATTGATCCTCAGCTATACGAGGCAGCTATCATAGATGGTGCTGGTAGATTCAAACAGGCTTTATATATTACTTTACCAGGAATCATGCCTACAATTATTATAATGTTCATTTTGAGAGTAGGAAGTATTATGAATGTTGGATTTGAAAAAGTATTCTTGATGTACAATCCTCTTGTTTATGAAACTGCCGATGTTATTTCTACATATGTTTATCGAAAAGGACTTTTAGAAATGGATTATGGATATGGTACAGCCGTAGGTCTTTTCAATTCACTTGTAAACTTTCTGTTTGTTGTTTTAACAAATTATATTAGCAAGAAGTTTACTGAAACTTCATTATGGTAA
- a CDS encoding ABC transporter ATP-binding protein, producing the protein MSERQSTSSTMNIQRPRRRGPGGPMGPAFVGEKPKDFKTAMKKLIRYLSSYKLSLTAVIVLAMLSAAFSIAGPKILSKAITKIFEGLMSKVSGTGSGIDFEYVGKIILILLGLYIVSAIFGYLQGWIMSGISMKLTYRLRKEISQKINRLPLKYFESTNQGEILSRITNDVDTLTQTLNQSLTQVITSTTLVIGALVMMLSINLLMTVVALLIIPLSFSVVMLIISKSQKFFMQQQEYLGHVNGQVEEAYGGHIVIKAFNAERKTIEKFNIYNEKLYNAAWKSQFLTGVMMPLMNIIGNLGYVVVTVLGSYLTIKRTIEVGDIQAFIQYIRSFTQPIAQIANISNILQQTAACSERVFEFLEEEEEVPDTPNPEINLESIKGDVEFRNVRFGYRPDRIVIKNFSARVNAGQKIAIVGPTGAGKTTIVKLLMRYYDVNDGAILIDGHDIREFNRNDLRSLFGMVLQDTWLYNGTIKDNIRYGKPDATDEEVIRAAKLAHADHFIRTLPQGYDTVLNEETTNISQGQKQLLTIARAILKDPKILILDEATSSVDTLTEIQIQKAMDNLMKGRTSFIIAHRLSTIRNADLILVMDHGDIVEQGTHKELLRKGGFYAQLYYSQFEKEEELAG; encoded by the coding sequence ATGAGTGAAAGACAGTCTACATCATCTACAATGAATATTCAAAGACCAAGAAGACGTGGACCTGGCGGACCTATGGGACCGGCTTTTGTTGGTGAAAAGCCCAAAGATTTTAAGACTGCTATGAAAAAGCTTATAAGGTATCTATCTTCTTATAAGTTGTCATTAACAGCAGTAATAGTACTTGCAATGCTGTCTGCTGCCTTTTCGATTGCTGGACCTAAGATTCTTAGCAAAGCTATAACAAAGATATTCGAAGGACTTATGAGCAAAGTAAGCGGTACAGGCAGTGGTATTGACTTTGAATATGTTGGGAAAATCATTTTAATTTTGCTGGGTCTTTATATAGTAAGTGCTATTTTTGGCTATCTACAGGGCTGGATTATGTCGGGGATTTCTATGAAGCTCACATACAGGCTCAGAAAAGAGATTTCACAGAAAATTAACAGGCTTCCACTGAAATATTTTGAAAGTACAAATCAGGGTGAGATACTGTCAAGAATCACAAACGATGTTGATACACTCACACAGACGTTAAATCAGAGCCTCACACAGGTAATAACCTCAACAACCTTAGTCATTGGTGCGCTTGTTATGATGCTGAGCATAAATCTTTTGATGACAGTGGTTGCTTTGCTTATAATTCCTCTTTCTTTTTCGGTTGTTATGTTAATTATTAGCAAATCACAGAAGTTTTTCATGCAGCAACAAGAGTATTTAGGGCATGTCAATGGTCAGGTTGAAGAAGCATATGGCGGGCATATTGTAATAAAGGCATTTAATGCTGAAAGAAAGACTATTGAAAAATTTAATATTTACAATGAAAAGCTTTATAACGCTGCATGGAAATCACAGTTTTTGACAGGTGTTATGATGCCGCTCATGAACATCATAGGGAATCTTGGATATGTTGTTGTGACTGTCTTGGGAAGTTACCTGACAATAAAAAGAACAATTGAGGTTGGAGATATTCAAGCCTTTATTCAGTATATAAGATCATTTACACAGCCAATTGCCCAGATTGCTAACATTTCAAACATCTTGCAGCAAACAGCCGCTTGTAGCGAGAGAGTGTTTGAATTCTTAGAAGAAGAGGAAGAGGTGCCAGATACACCAAATCCAGAGATTAATCTTGAAAGCATAAAAGGAGATGTAGAGTTTAGAAACGTCAGGTTTGGTTACAGACCTGACAGAATTGTTATTAAAAATTTCTCGGCAAGAGTGAATGCAGGACAGAAAATTGCTATTGTTGGACCAACTGGTGCTGGTAAGACAACTATTGTTAAGCTTTTGATGAGATATTATGATGTCAACGATGGTGCAATTTTGATAGATGGACATGACATAAGAGAGTTCAATCGTAATGATTTGAGATCCCTTTTTGGTATGGTTTTACAAGATACATGGCTTTACAATGGTACTATAAAAGATAATATACGCTATGGGAAACCAGATGCAACAGATGAAGAGGTTATAAGAGCTGCAAAACTTGCACATGCAGACCATTTTATAAGAACACTGCCTCAGGGTTATGATACTGTATTAAATGAGGAGACCACAAATATTTCTCAAGGTCAAAAACAGCTTTTGACAATTGCACGGGCAATCTTAAAAGATCCGAAGATTTTGATTCTTGACGAAGCAACAAGTTCTGTTGATACTTTGACGGAGATTCAGATTCAAAAAGCAATGGATAATCTTATGAAAGGCAGAACATCATTTATAATAGCGCACAGGCTTTCAACAATAAGAAATGCAGACCTCATTTTGGTCATGGACCATGGCGACATTGTTGAGCAAGGCACACATAAAGAGCTTTTGCGCAAAGGTGGATTTTACGCTCAGCTTTACTATAGCCAGTTTGAAAAGGAAGAAGAGCTTGCAGGATAA
- a CDS encoding carbohydrate ABC transporter permease has protein sequence MKKRSIGEVLFDTINYIFLGLICFTMLYPMVYVIFASLSDPLKLMAYRGPLLKPIDFTIKAYKLLLNYPMIWIGYRNTIIYVVLGTTLNIFLTTMGGYVLSRKYLKLKNLIMFFIVFTMYFSGGMIPTYVVVQSLGMIDTIWAMIIPGAISTMNLIIMRTGFLSVPDSLEESARMDGAGDWTILFRIMIPLAMPTIAVMILFYAVGHWNAFFNAILYLRRRELYPLQLVLREILIMGDTTYMETGVSDADDRLALTRLIKYAAIVVSTVPILCIYPFLQKYFVKGVMIGAIKE, from the coding sequence ATGAAAAAAAGAAGCATAGGTGAAGTATTATTTGATACAATAAATTATATATTTTTGGGTCTTATATGTTTTACTATGTTATATCCAATGGTTTATGTGATATTTGCTTCTCTCAGTGATCCATTAAAACTTATGGCATATAGAGGGCCACTTCTAAAACCAATAGATTTTACAATTAAAGCTTATAAACTTCTTTTGAATTATCCTATGATTTGGATAGGTTATAGAAACACCATTATATATGTTGTACTGGGAACCACTCTTAATATTTTTCTAACAACTATGGGAGGATATGTACTTTCTAGAAAATATTTAAAATTAAAAAATTTAATAATGTTTTTTATTGTTTTTACGATGTATTTTAGTGGAGGAATGATACCCACTTATGTTGTGGTACAGTCTCTGGGTATGATTGATACTATATGGGCTATGATAATACCTGGAGCAATTTCTACTATGAACTTAATTATTATGCGGACAGGTTTTCTATCTGTTCCCGACAGTTTGGAAGAATCTGCAAGAATGGATGGAGCCGGTGATTGGACTATACTTTTTAGAATTATGATACCACTTGCTATGCCGACAATCGCCGTAATGATACTTTTTTATGCGGTAGGACATTGGAATGCTTTTTTTAATGCGATATTATATTTAAGAAGAAGAGAATTGTATCCACTCCAGCTTGTTTTAAGGGAAATTTTGATTATGGGTGATACAACGTATATGGAGACAGGAGTTTCTGATGCAGATGATAGATTAGCTTTAACAAGGCTTATAAAGTATGCTGCTATAGTAGTTTCCACAGTACCAATATTGTGCATTTATCCATTTTTGCAGAAATACTTCGTAAAAGGTGTTATGATTGGGGCTATTAAAGAATAG
- a CDS encoding IS200/IS605 family accessory protein TnpB-related protein yields MVTVQTKLIFEGSEDKQKVLDLMRRWSSCMRYAYKRLLEGHKRNELKKQLQGIFNLNSRYVDDAIMKAKSILTSCKERGENPNKVVFGGRQLFEKLQKRHINGKAYRKLQLKWQEKRKGNLYSRGDRSKKGNLNTRIEIDEDCTKLRINVGEREYVYAIIQPGWKIKDRTYTDRNQLLQAIGTCGEPYSVELKLKNGKIYAYFTVEEVFPRPAMTRTSGVIGIDTNAYPRHVAWTETDKSGQLLEYGRIPMPELESGSSSKREYYRWQYAYMIVEMAKDNQKALVIEKLNIKDKGKRGDFSGRKSRRIRHYFGYRSLLEKVKLLAKREGVEVIEVNPAYTSVIGMLKYAPQFMVSKDVAAAYVIARRGLGLRERIPHNYMMFLSRLDVNELEELKEYVRKVVKNTYVRKKQLREIDRAKKFLQSLGSEAERLSVPLDGTSAGSRGKNHNLWRVLRVAVVTPLSPDRVLRDMSVLKSLLVSGQVGKTYKGVSSCFLGQGLWLSQIPPAGAGKA; encoded by the coding sequence ATGGTAACAGTTCAAACCAAGCTGATTTTTGAGGGCAGTGAAGATAAGCAGAAGGTATTAGACCTTATGAGAAGATGGTCCTCTTGTATGAGGTATGCATACAAGAGGCTACTGGAAGGGCATAAAAGGAATGAACTCAAAAAGCAGCTGCAGGGAATTTTCAATCTTAATTCCCGATACGTTGATGATGCGATAATGAAAGCAAAAAGCATTTTGACCTCATGCAAAGAAAGAGGAGAAAATCCCAATAAGGTTGTTTTTGGTGGCAGGCAGCTTTTTGAAAAACTCCAGAAGAGGCACATAAACGGTAAAGCGTACAGGAAACTTCAACTTAAGTGGCAGGAGAAGAGGAAAGGGAATCTGTACTCAAGAGGAGACAGGAGCAAGAAGGGGAATCTCAACACAAGGATTGAGATAGATGAAGATTGTACAAAACTCAGAATCAACGTGGGAGAAAGGGAGTACGTATATGCGATTATACAGCCTGGATGGAAGATAAAAGACAGAACGTACACAGACAGGAATCAACTGTTGCAGGCGATAGGTACTTGTGGGGAACCCTATTCTGTTGAATTGAAACTCAAAAATGGAAAAATATATGCCTATTTTACCGTTGAAGAAGTTTTCCCAAGGCCTGCGATGACAAGAACAAGTGGAGTTATAGGGATAGACACAAACGCATATCCCAGGCACGTGGCATGGACAGAAACAGACAAGAGTGGACAGCTTCTAGAATATGGCAGAATACCAATGCCAGAGCTTGAGAGTGGGAGTTCAAGCAAGAGGGAGTATTACAGGTGGCAGTATGCATACATGATAGTAGAAATGGCGAAAGATAATCAAAAAGCCCTAGTAATTGAGAAGTTGAACATAAAGGACAAAGGGAAAAGAGGAGATTTTTCAGGTAGAAAATCAAGACGGATAAGGCACTATTTTGGGTACAGGTCACTTTTGGAGAAGGTAAAACTTTTAGCAAAGCGAGAAGGAGTAGAGGTTATAGAAGTAAACCCTGCGTATACTTCTGTGATAGGGATGTTAAAGTATGCACCGCAGTTTATGGTGAGCAAGGACGTGGCAGCTGCATATGTGATAGCCCGAAGAGGGCTTGGCTTGAGAGAAAGGATACCGCACAACTATATGATGTTTCTCAGTAGACTTGATGTAAACGAACTGGAGGAACTGAAGGAGTACGTAAGGAAGGTAGTTAAGAACACATACGTTAGGAAAAAGCAACTCAGAGAGATAGATAGAGCGAAAAAGTTTTTACAAAGCCTTGGGAGTGAGGCAGAGAGGCTATCTGTACCACTGGATGGAACAAGTGCAGGTAGTCGTGGCAAAAACCACAATCTCTGGCGAGTTCTCAGGGTAGCGGTGGTGACTCCACTCTCCCCTGACAGAGTCCTGCGTGACATGTCTGTCCTGAAATCACTTTTAGTTTCAGGGCAAGTGGGGAAGACCTATAAAGGCGTAAGTTCCTGTTTCTTGGGACAGGGGCTATGGCTTTCCCAAATACCGCCTGCTGGGGCTGGGAAAGCCTGA
- a CDS encoding ABC transporter ATP-binding protein, whose protein sequence is MKKVLRYVKPYTLLVLAAVLFVFIQAMSELTLPDYMSKIVNVGIQQSGIENAVPEAISSSTMEKVLLFVPQDKKDDILNMYKLLTKSSDDYSSYLKKYPLLSKEDIYVLKKKDRDSLDRVNVQMGKAILAAFGIEKMKKEAKGGIINFNGRQIPASIDLFAILKQLPQEQINQIQQEINKKFSSLGDSMIVQAAAVAIKDEYKKIGIDIGKMQNAYIIKMGLLMLLLTLVSAISTILVAFFAARVAAGVARDLRKDVFSKVESFSIEEFDKFSTASLITRTTNDIMQIQMLLVIGIRMIFFAPVMGFGGVIKALSKSVSMSWIIALAVIVLLGLIMILYAIAMPKFMIMQKLIDKLNLVARENLSGIMVVRAFNAQKFEEQRFDEANRDLTKVGLFVNRAMAVLFPSMLFIMNGTTLLIVWVGAHYIENSSMQVGDMLAFMQYAIQIIFSFLMLSMLFILVPRAAVSAGRIEEVLSTEPSIKNPEKPEKFREDMKGMVEFKNVFFKYPGAEEYVLENINFKVMPGQTVGIIGRTGSGKSTLVNLIMRFYDATEGQVLVNGVDVRSVKVEDLRERIGYVPQKSWLFSGTIKSNLKIGNDFATDEDLRQAAEIAQALEFIEEKPQKFDTEIAQGGTNVSGGQKQRLSIARALVKNPDIYIFDESFSALDFRTELKLRRALKEKLKDKTVIIVSQRIATLIHADQIIVLEDGKIAGIGKHEELLKTCETYREIALSQLPEEVTTVENNNAKRCNFN, encoded by the coding sequence TTGAAGAAAGTACTAAGATATGTAAAACCATATACTCTGCTTGTCTTAGCAGCAGTTTTGTTTGTGTTTATTCAAGCAATGAGTGAACTTACGCTGCCAGATTATATGTCAAAGATAGTAAATGTAGGTATTCAGCAAAGTGGTATAGAAAACGCAGTGCCAGAAGCCATATCAAGTTCAACTATGGAAAAAGTGCTTTTGTTTGTGCCGCAAGACAAAAAAGATGACATTTTAAACATGTATAAGCTTTTAACAAAAAGTTCTGATGACTACAGTAGCTATCTCAAAAAATATCCTCTTTTATCCAAAGAAGATATTTATGTATTAAAGAAAAAGGACAGGGACAGTTTAGACAGAGTTAATGTTCAGATGGGTAAAGCTATTTTAGCTGCTTTTGGTATCGAAAAGATGAAGAAAGAAGCAAAAGGCGGGATTATAAACTTTAATGGCAGACAGATACCAGCAAGTATTGACCTTTTTGCTATTTTGAAACAGTTACCACAGGAACAGATAAATCAAATTCAGCAAGAAATAAACAAAAAGTTTTCATCGCTTGGTGACAGTATGATAGTTCAGGCAGCAGCTGTAGCGATAAAGGATGAATATAAAAAAATTGGAATTGATATAGGTAAGATGCAGAATGCATATATTATAAAAATGGGGCTTTTGATGCTTCTTTTAACTTTGGTTTCAGCAATCTCTACTATTCTGGTTGCTTTCTTTGCTGCAAGAGTGGCAGCTGGTGTTGCAAGAGATTTGAGGAAAGACGTGTTTTCCAAGGTTGAAAGTTTTTCAATTGAAGAGTTTGATAAGTTTTCAACGGCATCACTCATTACAAGAACGACAAACGATATCATGCAGATTCAAATGCTTCTTGTGATTGGAATAAGGATGATATTCTTTGCACCTGTAATGGGATTTGGTGGTGTAATCAAAGCACTATCAAAAAGCGTTTCAATGTCGTGGATAATTGCTCTTGCTGTAATTGTTCTTCTGGGGCTTATCATGATTTTATATGCCATTGCAATGCCAAAGTTTATGATTATGCAAAAGCTAATAGATAAGTTAAACCTTGTAGCAAGAGAGAATCTGTCTGGTATCATGGTTGTACGGGCATTTAATGCACAAAAGTTTGAAGAACAAAGGTTTGATGAGGCAAATAGAGATTTGACCAAAGTAGGTCTTTTTGTAAACAGAGCAATGGCAGTGCTTTTTCCTTCAATGCTGTTTATTATGAATGGCACAACCCTTTTGATTGTATGGGTTGGAGCACATTATATAGAAAATTCAAGTATGCAGGTTGGAGACATGCTTGCATTTATGCAGTATGCTATACAGATAATCTTTTCATTCTTGATGCTTTCAATGCTATTTATACTTGTTCCAAGAGCTGCTGTTTCAGCAGGACGTATTGAAGAGGTACTTTCAACAGAACCTTCAATCAAAAATCCGGAAAAGCCGGAGAAGTTCAGAGAAGATATGAAAGGAATGGTAGAGTTTAAAAACGTGTTCTTCAAATATCCAGGGGCTGAAGAGTATGTTCTTGAAAATATAAACTTCAAAGTTATGCCAGGGCAGACGGTTGGCATAATTGGAAGAACGGGAAGTGGAAAGAGCACTCTTGTAAACCTTATTATGAGATTTTATGATGCAACAGAAGGACAGGTTTTGGTAAACGGTGTTGATGTTAGAAGTGTAAAGGTTGAGGATTTAAGGGAAAGGATAGGATATGTTCCACAAAAGAGCTGGCTTTTTAGTGGTACCATCAAGTCAAACCTCAAGATTGGCAACGATTTTGCAACAGATGAAGATTTGAGACAGGCAGCAGAGATTGCTCAGGCACTTGAGTTTATAGAGGAAAAACCACAAAAGTTTGATACTGAGATTGCACAGGGTGGAACAAACGTCTCGGGAGGACAGAAACAGAGACTTTCAATTGCAAGGGCGCTTGTAAAAAATCCGGATATTTATATATTCGATGAAAGCTTTTCTGCTCTTGACTTTAGAACTGAACTAAAGTTAAGAAGAGCTTTGAAAGAAAAGCTTAAAGATAAGACAGTAATAATAGTATCGCAAAGAATCGCAACCTTGATTCATGCAGACCAGATAATAGTGCTTGAAGATGGTAAGATTGCTGGTATTGGCAAGCATGAAGAACTTTTAAAAACCTGTGAAACTTATCGTGAAATTGCACTTTCACAACTTCCAGAGGAGGTGACAACAGTTGAAAATAACAATGCAAAAAGGTGTAATTTTAATTAG
- a CDS encoding MarR family winged helix-turn-helix transcriptional regulator, translating to MELREKKIKLLKLLKEVSIKVKDALRYRDDNVKIPASHWMLMNVLDKNGEMKVGDLSKFLGLSNSTVSGIIDKLEEQGYLERRRSTEDRRVVWVKTTQKFKDSLKQHFKEAEKQFEGVLSKATEEELDKIIEGFETLKKVLEKQ from the coding sequence ATGGAATTAAGAGAAAAAAAGATTAAATTATTAAAACTATTAAAAGAAGTGTCTATTAAGGTTAAAGATGCGCTGAGGTACAGGGATGATAATGTGAAGATACCTGCTTCTCACTGGATGCTTATGAATGTTCTTGATAAGAATGGGGAAATGAAGGTTGGTGATTTAAGTAAATTTTTAGGACTATCGAACAGTACAGTTTCTGGTATAATAGACAAACTTGAGGAGCAGGGTTATCTTGAGAGAAGAAGAAGCACCGAAGACAGAAGAGTTGTATGGGTAAAAACAACTCAAAAGTTCAAAGACAGTTTAAAACAGCATTTTAAAGAAGCTGAAAAACAGTTTGAAGGTGTTTTGAGCAAAGCAACTGAAGAGGAATTGGATAAAATTATCGAAGGGTTTGAAACTCTTAAAAAAGTTTTAGAAAAACAATAA
- the queE gene encoding putative 7-carboxy-7-deazaguanine synthase QueE, with product MKFNVVEKFVSIEGEGIRSGYPAVFVRFAGCNLSCSWCDTKYATENPKYEQIDIDTLLNFIASTGIKRVTLTGGEPLIQPYIYILIDRLIYEGFEVNIETNGSVSIKCVPRDAIITMDYKCPSSGMEDRMIVDNINFLGQKDVLKFVVATHEDLKSAERIIKTFNPKCNIFFSPVFGKIEPAEIVKFLLENGLFDARVQLQLHKIIWSENSRGV from the coding sequence ATTAAATTTAATGTGGTTGAAAAATTTGTTAGCATTGAAGGAGAAGGTATTCGAAGTGGATATCCTGCCGTGTTTGTTCGGTTTGCAGGATGCAATCTTAGCTGCTCTTGGTGCGACACAAAGTATGCAACCGAAAATCCAAAATATGAGCAAATTGATATTGACACTCTTTTGAACTTTATAGCTTCTACCGGCATCAAAAGGGTTACTCTCACAGGTGGAGAACCTCTTATTCAACCATATATTTACATATTGATTGACAGGCTCATTTACGAAGGATTTGAGGTTAATATTGAAACAAATGGATCTGTCAGTATAAAGTGCGTACCAAGAGATGCTATAATCACTATGGATTATAAGTGCCCATCAAGCGGTATGGAAGACAGGATGATTGTCGACAACATCAACTTTCTTGGTCAAAAAGATGTACTCAAATTTGTTGTTGCTACACATGAAGATTTAAAAAGTGCAGAAAGAATAATAAAGACATTCAACCCAAAATGTAATATCTTTTTTAGTCCAGTGTTTGGTAAAATAGAACCAGCGGAGATTGTAAAGTTTTTGCTTGAAAATGGGCTTTTTGATGCAAGGGTCCAGCTTCAGCTTCATAAGATAATCTGGTCAGAAAATAGCAGAGGAGTGTGA
- a CDS encoding glycoside hydrolase family 2 TIM barrel-domain containing protein: MIRLFTQHKVRKQKELEGLWDFTILSDNENIFQKKFTHKMWVPGCWETHPEFSKFRGKALYKTTIECDRKTNLRFVFKGVSHTAEVFFDNFKITQHYNAYTPFDAIVKSVEKGKHELLVMVDNSFSEDSALHIPNDYFTYGGIIRPIVMEEINDIFIKRLEFSPALIDDNTWTAEISVYVRNISDKAANVKIDGNLDNWHLDFGVWCVREEQELKISKKFTFDGIRAWSSENPQLYLLNIRLWKDDSNECIDDLIERVGFREIKVSSSKIYINGKPVFFKGFNRHEDHPDYGCAIPFQMMVKDIELIKQSGANMIRTSHYPNDERFLDLCDEYGIYVWEENHARGLTLQQMQNPNFDIQCENCNREMVLNHYNHPSIVIWGILNECASHTPEGREKYKKQIEQIRKMDKTRPITFASCMHFSDLCLDLVDIISMNIYSGWYEDRDANEFFDKLYCWIQQAGGAGKPIIISEFGAEGLYGFRDPFARVKWSEERQADILEDNLKVYLNREEISGALIWQFCDCKVTEEGKVFLGRARTKNNKGVFDEYRRPKLAYDIVKKFFMYKNG, from the coding sequence ATGATTAGGTTGTTTACACAACATAAGGTAAGAAAGCAAAAAGAATTAGAGGGACTGTGGGATTTTACAATTTTAAGCGATAATGAGAATATATTTCAAAAAAAATTTACCCATAAAATGTGGGTACCAGGTTGTTGGGAAACACATCCTGAATTTTCTAAGTTCAGAGGAAAAGCTTTGTACAAAACTACAATTGAATGTGATCGCAAGACCAATTTAAGATTTGTTTTCAAGGGTGTAAGTCATACTGCTGAAGTTTTTTTTGATAATTTTAAGATTACACAACATTACAATGCTTATACTCCCTTCGATGCAATAGTAAAAAGTGTAGAAAAAGGTAAACATGAACTTCTTGTAATGGTTGACAATTCGTTTTCAGAAGATTCAGCTCTTCATATTCCTAATGATTATTTTACCTACGGTGGTATAATTCGGCCAATTGTAATGGAGGAAATTAATGATATTTTTATTAAAAGACTAGAATTTTCACCTGCTTTAATTGATGATAATACTTGGACTGCAGAGATATCAGTTTATGTGAGAAACATTTCAGACAAAGCAGCTAATGTAAAAATAGATGGTAACTTAGATAATTGGCATCTTGATTTTGGTGTATGGTGTGTTAGAGAAGAACAGGAACTTAAAATATCAAAAAAGTTTACATTTGATGGTATTAGAGCTTGGAGTTCTGAAAATCCTCAACTTTATTTGTTGAATATACGACTGTGGAAAGATGATAGTAATGAATGTATAGATGATTTAATTGAGCGGGTAGGATTTAGAGAAATAAAAGTAAGTTCAAGTAAAATTTATATCAATGGTAAACCAGTATTCTTCAAAGGATTTAATCGACATGAAGATCATCCTGATTATGGATGTGCAATTCCGTTCCAAATGATGGTGAAAGACATAGAACTCATAAAACAGAGTGGTGCAAATATGATCAGAACAAGCCATTATCCTAACGATGAAAGATTTTTAGATCTTTGTGATGAGTATGGAATTTACGTTTGGGAAGAAAATCATGCGAGAGGATTAACCTTACAGCAGATGCAAAATCCAAATTTTGATATTCAATGTGAAAATTGTAATCGCGAGATGGTTTTGAATCATTATAATCATCCATCGATTGTTATTTGGGGTATTTTGAATGAATGTGCAAGTCATACTCCAGAAGGAAGAGAAAAATATAAAAAACAGATTGAGCAAATTAGAAAAATGGACAAAACGAGACCAATAACATTTGCGAGTTGCATGCATTTTTCTGATTTATGTCTTGATCTCGTTGATATTATATCTATGAATATATATTCAGGATGGTATGAAGACAGGGATGCTAATGAATTTTTTGATAAGTTATATTGTTGGATCCAACAAGCAGGTGGAGCAGGAAAACCAATTATTATTAGCGAATTTGGTGCAGAAGGACTTTATGGGTTTAGGGATCCGTTTGCAAGAGTCAAGTGGTCAGAAGAAAGACAGGCTGACATATTGGAAGACAATCTCAAAGTATATTTAAACAGAGAAGAAATATCTGGAGCCTTAATTTGGCAATTTTGTGATTGCAAGGTAACCGAAGAAGGAAAAGTTTTCTTAGGACGAGCACGAACAAAAAATAATAAAGGTGTATTTGATGAATATCGCCGTCCAAAACTCGCTTATGACATTGTAAAAAAATTTTTTATGTACAAAAATGGTTAA